A genomic stretch from Diprion similis isolate iyDipSimi1 chromosome 1, iyDipSimi1.1, whole genome shotgun sequence includes:
- the LOC124404024 gene encoding putative nuclease HARBI1, which translates to MLPNEIRNAQIRLFDTAQFPRVLGCLDCTHVKIQSLGGENAEYFRNRKGYFSINVQAICNANLELIDLVARWQESVHDSTIFNNSRTRALFEAGTFDDAIILGDGGYALRSYLMTPLQNPRTRAE; encoded by the exons ATGCTGCCTAATGAAATCAGAAATGCGCAAATCCGACTTTTTGATACTGCACAGTTTCCAAGGGTGCTGGGTTGCCTGGACTGTACACATGTGAAAATTCAATCACTCG GTGGAGAGAATGcagaatattttagaaatcGGAAAGGATATTTTTCCATAAATGTGCAAGCAATTTGTAACGCTAACTTAGAATTAATTGACCTAGTAGCCCGATGGCAAGAATCTGTGCATGATAGCACgatatttaataattcaaGGACACGTGCGTTGTTTGAAGCTGGGACATTCGATGATGCTATTATACTCGGTGACGGTGGTTATGCTCTTCGGTCTTATTTAATGACGCCACTACAGAACCCTCGAACTCGGGCTGAATAA